The following are encoded in a window of Candidatus Zixiibacteriota bacterium genomic DNA:
- a CDS encoding M24 family metallopeptidase, translated as MFDLPKIQEYLQKEKLDGWLMADFHSRNSVAIEFLSLPAHLTRRFFYFIPASGEPTALLHNIEKDKFRHVPGKHITFSAYKLLESELEKLLKNRRRVAMEYSPNGRLPYIGLVDAGTIEMIRALGIEIVSSADLVSYFQARMTAEQVATHKRAAFLINKIKDEAFAHIRSHLAGGVYINERMVVDFIIKRFAEENLVTDFSPISAIDANISNAHYEPPAENSAPIVRGNLVIIDLWAKLNEPHSVFADITWMAYAGESVPEKYASVFAVLTAARDRAVQYIKEKFPTPVFGYDVDDACRKVIADAGYGDYFFHRTGHSILESCHGPGPNIDNLETEDRRRLLPGHLFSVEPGIYLPEFGMRSEIDVMLTESGPEITTLPTQKEIIPLLA; from the coding sequence ATGTTTGACCTACCCAAAATCCAGGAATACCTTCAAAAAGAAAAACTCGATGGCTGGCTGATGGCCGATTTCCACTCCCGCAACAGCGTCGCCATCGAATTCCTCTCCCTCCCGGCGCATCTCACCCGGAGATTTTTCTACTTCATCCCCGCCTCCGGCGAGCCGACCGCCCTGCTCCATAATATCGAGAAAGATAAATTTCGCCACGTCCCCGGAAAACATATCACTTTCTCCGCCTACAAACTTCTCGAATCCGAACTGGAAAAGCTGCTCAAGAACCGCCGCCGGGTTGCCATGGAGTACTCCCCCAACGGAAGGCTTCCCTATATCGGGCTGGTCGATGCCGGCACAATCGAAATGATCCGCGCCCTTGGTATCGAGATCGTCTCCTCGGCCGATCTGGTTTCTTATTTCCAGGCCCGGATGACCGCCGAGCAGGTTGCCACTCATAAAAGGGCTGCTTTCCTTATCAACAAAATCAAGGATGAGGCATTCGCGCATATCCGCAGCCATCTCGCCGGCGGGGTCTATATAAATGAGAGAATGGTCGTCGATTTCATCATAAAACGATTCGCCGAGGAGAACCTGGTCACCGATTTTTCGCCGATTTCCGCTATTGATGCCAATATCAGTAACGCCCATTACGAGCCGCCCGCCGAAAACTCTGCCCCTATCGTTCGCGGCAATCTCGTTATCATCGATCTCTGGGCAAAATTGAACGAACCGCATTCTGTTTTCGCCGATATCACCTGGATGGCGTATGCCGGCGAGTCGGTGCCGGAGAAATATGCCAGTGTCTTTGCCGTTCTCACCGCCGCGCGCGACCGGGCCGTGCAGTATATTAAAGAGAAATTCCCGACACCTGTTTTTGGCTATGATGTCGATGATGCCTGCCGCAAAGTTATTGCCGATGCCGGTTACGGCGATTATTTCTTCCACCGCACCGGGCATTCCATACTGGAATCGTGCCATGGCCCCGGCCCGAATATCGATAATCTCGAAACCGAGGACCGGCGGCGGCTTCTCCCCGGCCATCTGTTTTCCGTCGAGCCGGGGATATACCTTCCCGAATTCGGTATGCGCAGCGAAATCGATGTCATGCTGACCGAATCCGGCCCGGAGATTACGACACTTCCAACGCAAAAGGAAATCATTCCGCTGTTGGCCTGA
- a CDS encoding NUDIX hydrolase: MYFTPHMIREVADKYGYPPVIKMIAPVDAREYDFIRSTQSYGRCHDITLYIFKGNKVIVNSKHHYPPGLYRAPSGGLKPHEDFLEGVEREVYEETGVKMELLKYILQVNVSFSFGTKLIPWESHVFTARHVSGKIAPVDIGEIREAKLADLSEFDNFKKIIATMESGGLHYRARLHDEVLKFL, from the coding sequence ATGTATTTTACGCCGCACATGATCAGAGAGGTAGCCGATAAGTACGGCTATCCGCCGGTTATCAAGATGATCGCTCCGGTCGATGCGCGGGAATATGATTTTATCCGCTCAACTCAATCGTATGGACGATGCCATGACATTACCCTTTATATCTTCAAGGGAAATAAGGTCATTGTCAACTCCAAGCATCACTACCCGCCGGGCTTGTATCGCGCCCCCTCGGGGGGGCTGAAACCGCACGAGGATTTCCTTGAAGGGGTGGAACGCGAAGTCTACGAGGAAACCGGTGTCAAGATGGAGCTATTGAAATATATCCTTCAGGTCAATGTCTCTTTCTCTTTCGGTACCAAACTGATCCCCTGGGAAAGCCATGTTTTTACCGCCCGCCACGTCTCCGGCAAAATCGCCCCGGTTGATATCGGAGAAATCCGTGAGGCGAAACTGGCCGATCTGTCGGAATTCGACAATTTCAAGAAAATAATCGCCACGATGGAATCGGGCGGCCTGCACTATCGCGCCCGCCTGCATGATGAGGTGCTCAAATTTCTTTAG